aaattattaatacatTGAAAAATTTTACCATTTTGTGAAGTTATTTGTTAGTAGTTTGAAAGTATTCTAATGGTGTTCACAAATTATGAACtgagagagaaagaagaaggcttgtgttattatttatttgaaaaacttGAGTGTTACAGCTGATTTGAGAGGATATACATAAACTTCACTTCTTGACTTAGATCACTACTTTGCTAACTATATTTTGTCTCCTCTAACTAATTAACTACTTTCTGGAAATCAACTAACTTCACTAACTGATTTCTTGAAGTTTAACTAACTTGCTTAATTGATTTAATCTGctcaacactccccctcaacCTAGGAGGAGAAAAAATATCCATAACTCCTAGCTTGGATAATATGTGCTCATGCTAGACTCTACTCAATCCTTTAGTTAGGACATCTACAGGTTGATTCTGTGTTGCTATATAATTGATTTTGATTAAGCTTTGGTGCAGCTTCTTTCTGATAAAATAACAATCTATTTCAATGTGTTTAGTCCTCTCATGATAGATTGGATTGGCTGCCAGTTGGATAGCTGATTTGCTGTCACTATACATGTTGACTGGGAGTGTTATCTCAGCTTCTAAGTCCTGTAACATTCCTACTAACCAAAATAATTCAACCACAGTAGATGCTAGACTTCAGTACTCAGCCTCAGCTGAGCTTCTTGAGATTGTTGTCCGTTTCTTTTCCTTCCAAGACATAATAGATTTCCCCATCTTAATCATATAACCAGTTACTGATTTACTTGTTATAGGGCATGTTGCCCATTCAGCATCACAATATGCAGACATATCATTGTTTGAACTGTTGGATAGTAGTATACCTTGGTCTGGATGTCTCTTTA
This Solanum dulcamara chromosome 1, daSolDulc1.2, whole genome shotgun sequence DNA region includes the following protein-coding sequences:
- the LOC129894871 gene encoding uncharacterized mitochondrial protein AtMg00810-like, whose amino-acid sequence is MGLVMHQRKYALQLVLEVGLSCAKPAGTPIDVNMKLTSKKYDEQTGQNHEDQLKSKKSHMDAALRIVKYIKRHPDQGILLSNSSNNDMSAYCDAEWATCPITSKSVTGYMIKMGKSIMSWKEKKRTTISRSSAEAEY